Proteins encoded in a region of the Scrofimicrobium sp. R131 genome:
- a CDS encoding trehalose-6-phosphate synthase codes for MSASDGQQSSFVVVANRLPVDRVTSEDGEVSWQTSPGGLVTALEPLMRRFGGAWVGWPGSADETVDPFEHEGYQVVPVELSTREVEEYYEGFSNSTLWPLYHDAVAFPEFHREWWETYRDVNLRFAVRTAEACAPNATVWVQDYQLQLVPAMLRRLRPDLKIGFFLHIPFPPIELYEQLPWRRQIIEGLLGADLVGFQVPGGASNFLRLVRRRTEHQVRSDRVSVEDGHLCTVRAYPISIDYQGFVELAESPEVLAESAELRAELGNPETILLGVDRLDYTKGLRQRIRAVGELFAEGKLDPETTVFLQVATPSREDVEEYQKLRNDIDQLVGRINSSVGGVGRPAISYRHANFSRSTMAAMYQLADVMLVTPLRDGMNLVAKEYIACHTKSSGALVLSEFAGAARELKRAYLVNPYDLDAMKDTIMRALTDPEPVRSRAFLAMKRKVRDNSIDHWANKFLQDLKAV; via the coding sequence GAGGTGAGCTGGCAAACCTCCCCCGGGGGTCTGGTGACCGCGTTGGAGCCCCTGATGAGGAGGTTCGGCGGCGCCTGGGTAGGGTGGCCCGGATCGGCCGACGAGACGGTGGACCCGTTCGAACACGAGGGTTACCAGGTGGTTCCGGTCGAGCTGTCGACCCGGGAAGTCGAGGAATACTACGAAGGCTTCTCTAACTCCACCCTCTGGCCGCTCTACCACGACGCGGTGGCCTTTCCGGAGTTCCACCGCGAATGGTGGGAAACCTATCGGGATGTGAACCTGCGCTTCGCGGTCCGCACGGCCGAAGCCTGCGCCCCCAACGCCACCGTCTGGGTCCAGGACTATCAGCTGCAACTGGTCCCGGCGATGCTGCGTCGGCTCCGGCCGGATCTGAAGATCGGCTTCTTCCTGCACATTCCCTTCCCCCCGATCGAGCTGTACGAGCAACTCCCCTGGCGCCGCCAAATCATCGAGGGGCTGCTGGGCGCGGACCTGGTTGGCTTCCAGGTGCCGGGCGGGGCTTCAAACTTCCTGCGGCTGGTTCGCCGGCGGACCGAGCACCAGGTCCGCTCAGATCGAGTTTCGGTTGAGGACGGACACCTCTGCACCGTGCGGGCCTATCCAATTTCGATCGACTACCAAGGGTTCGTCGAGCTGGCCGAATCCCCGGAAGTGCTGGCCGAGTCGGCCGAGTTGCGGGCCGAGCTCGGGAACCCGGAGACCATTTTGCTCGGGGTGGACCGGCTCGACTACACCAAGGGTTTGCGCCAGCGCATTCGCGCGGTCGGTGAGCTGTTCGCCGAGGGCAAACTGGACCCGGAGACGACCGTTTTCCTGCAGGTGGCGACCCCCTCGCGCGAAGACGTCGAGGAGTACCAGAAGCTGCGCAACGACATTGATCAGCTGGTGGGCCGGATCAACTCGTCGGTGGGCGGGGTCGGCAGGCCCGCGATCTCCTACCGGCACGCCAACTTCTCCCGCTCCACGATGGCGGCCATGTACCAGCTGGCCGACGTCATGCTGGTCACCCCGCTGCGCGACGGGATGAACCTGGTGGCTAAGGAGTACATTGCCTGCCACACCAAATCCAGCGGCGCCCTGGTCCTGAGCGAATTTGCCGGGGCGGCCCGCGAGTTGAAGCGCGCCTACCTGGTGAACCCCTACGACTTGGACGCCATGAAGGACACGATCATGCGGGCGCTGACCGACCCCGAGCCGGTGCGCTCCCGCGCGTTCCTCGCCATGAAACGAAAAGTGCGGGACAACTCGATTGACCACTGGGCGAACAAGTTCCTGCAGGACCTAAAAGCGGTCTAG
- the zwf gene encoding glucose-6-phosphate dehydrogenase → MKLTPVTAEHNPLRDPRDRRLPRIAGPSGLVIFGVTGDLARKKLMPAVYDLTNRGLLPPGFALTGFARRDWEDADFAQIVHDSVKKHARTPFVEATWNQLAEGIRFVQGSFDDDEAFARLAQTVHELDDTRGTRGNHAFYLSVPPSSFPVVLEQLAKSGLSHSAEGAWRRVVVEKPFGHDLQSARELNDVVSQVFRPDDVFRIDHYLGKETVQNILALRFANQLYEPIWNSNYVDHVQITMAEDIGVEGRAGYYDGIGAARDVIQNHLLQLLALTAMEEPVTFNAHDLATEKIKVLSAVRLPADLDTYAARGQYAAGWQGGEHVVGYLEEGGFNPNSTTETFAALRLEIDNRRWAGVPFYLRTGKRLGRRVTEIAIIFKKSLHLPFEQTATRELGKNALVIRVQPDEGVTIRFGSKVPGTQMEVRNVTMDFGYGHAFTESSPEAYERLILDVLLGDPPLFPRHEEVELSWRILDPVLAHWAASGRPEQYRAGTWGPDSANKMMQLDGRAWRRP, encoded by the coding sequence GTGAAACTGACCCCTGTCACCGCCGAGCACAATCCCCTCAGGGATCCGCGCGACCGGCGTCTGCCCCGGATCGCGGGCCCCTCGGGTCTGGTCATCTTCGGGGTGACCGGGGACCTGGCCCGCAAAAAGCTGATGCCGGCGGTTTACGACCTGACCAACCGGGGCTTGTTGCCGCCAGGTTTTGCCCTGACCGGGTTCGCTCGGCGCGACTGGGAGGACGCGGACTTTGCCCAAATCGTGCACGACTCGGTCAAGAAGCACGCGCGCACGCCGTTCGTAGAGGCCACCTGGAATCAGCTGGCGGAGGGGATCCGGTTCGTCCAGGGTTCCTTTGACGACGACGAGGCCTTCGCTCGGCTGGCCCAGACGGTGCACGAGCTGGACGACACCCGGGGAACCCGGGGGAACCACGCGTTTTACCTGTCGGTGCCCCCCAGCTCGTTCCCGGTCGTGCTGGAGCAACTGGCCAAGTCGGGGCTGTCACACTCGGCCGAGGGAGCCTGGCGCCGCGTCGTGGTGGAGAAGCCCTTTGGGCACGACCTGCAGTCGGCCCGGGAGCTAAACGACGTCGTCTCGCAGGTGTTCCGGCCGGACGACGTGTTCCGGATTGACCACTACCTGGGCAAAGAAACCGTGCAGAACATTCTGGCGCTGCGCTTTGCCAACCAGCTCTACGAACCGATCTGGAACTCCAACTACGTCGACCACGTCCAAATCACCATGGCCGAAGATATCGGGGTGGAGGGGCGCGCCGGCTACTACGACGGGATCGGCGCGGCCCGCGACGTAATTCAGAATCACCTGTTGCAACTGCTGGCCCTGACCGCGATGGAAGAGCCGGTGACCTTCAACGCCCACGATCTGGCCACCGAGAAGATCAAGGTCCTCTCGGCGGTGCGCCTGCCCGCCGACCTGGACACGTATGCGGCCCGGGGCCAGTACGCGGCCGGTTGGCAGGGGGGCGAGCACGTGGTCGGCTATCTGGAAGAGGGCGGGTTCAACCCCAACTCGACCACCGAGACCTTCGCCGCGCTCCGGCTGGAGATCGACAATCGGCGCTGGGCGGGGGTCCCGTTCTACCTGCGTACCGGCAAACGGCTGGGCCGGCGGGTGACCGAGATTGCGATCATCTTCAAGAAGTCTTTGCACCTGCCGTTTGAGCAGACCGCCACCCGGGAGCTGGGCAAGAACGCCCTGGTGATCCGGGTCCAGCCCGACGAGGGCGTGACCATTCGGTTCGGCTCCAAGGTGCCCGGCACCCAGATGGAGGTCCGAAACGTCACCATGGACTTCGGGTACGGGCACGCCTTCACCGAGTCCTCCCCCGAGGCGTACGAGCGCCTGATCCTGGACGTGCTCCTGGGCGATCCCCCGCTCTTCCCCCGACACGAGGAGGTGGAGCTGTCCTGGCGGATTCTGGATCCGGTGCTGGCACACTGGGCGGCCAGCGGCCGACCCGAGCAGTACCGGGCCGGCACCTGGGGCCCGGATTCGGCCAACAAGATGATGCAGTTGGATGGACGAGCTTGGAGGCGCCCATGA
- the gndA gene encoding NADP-dependent phosphogluconate dehydrogenase: MSDQPLAQIGVTGMAVMGRNLARNLARNGYRVAVHNRSWGRTASLIEEHGDEGTFIPSESMADFVASLQRPRTVISMVKAGAATDAVIEELVPLLEPGDIVVDAGNAHFPDTIRRERALREKGIHFVGTGVSGGEEGALNGPSIMPGGTVESYQTLGPILETISAHVDGVPCCTHVGPDGAGHFVKMVHNGIEYADMQLIAEAYDLLRLGLGASAAELAEIFSQWNQGDLDSYLIEITADILAQQDPQTGAAFVDVVLDQAEQKGTGKWTVQSGLDLGIPLTGIAEATFARALSASTPQREAARQVLPADAADWEVTDRDAFIEQVRKALYASKVVAYSQGFDQIAAASAEYNWQIDLGAMARIWRGGCIIRAKFLDRITEAYERNPELPLLVADPYFTEAVSAGVESWRQIVASAALHGVPTPAFSSCLAYYDGVRAKRLPANLIQAQRDYFGAHTYERTDREGSYHLDWSGDRHEERTDGGASL, from the coding sequence ATGTCTGATCAACCGCTCGCACAAATTGGGGTCACCGGAATGGCGGTCATGGGTCGCAACCTGGCCCGGAACCTGGCCCGGAACGGCTACCGGGTGGCGGTCCACAACCGCTCTTGGGGACGGACGGCTTCACTGATCGAAGAACACGGGGACGAAGGTACTTTTATCCCCTCCGAGTCCATGGCCGACTTCGTCGCCTCGCTGCAGCGCCCACGGACCGTCATCTCCATGGTGAAGGCCGGCGCCGCCACCGACGCGGTGATTGAGGAGCTGGTGCCGCTGCTCGAACCGGGCGACATCGTGGTGGACGCGGGCAACGCGCACTTCCCCGACACGATCCGGCGGGAGCGGGCCCTGCGCGAGAAAGGAATCCACTTTGTTGGGACCGGCGTTTCCGGCGGGGAAGAGGGTGCGCTGAACGGACCCTCGATCATGCCGGGCGGAACCGTTGAGTCCTACCAAACCCTCGGGCCGATCCTGGAGACCATCTCCGCACACGTGGACGGGGTCCCGTGCTGCACCCACGTGGGGCCCGACGGGGCGGGACACTTCGTCAAGATGGTCCACAACGGCATTGAGTACGCCGACATGCAGCTGATTGCGGAAGCCTACGACTTGCTTCGCCTGGGCCTGGGCGCTTCGGCCGCGGAACTGGCAGAGATTTTCTCCCAGTGGAACCAGGGCGACCTGGACTCGTACCTGATCGAGATTACCGCCGACATTTTGGCCCAGCAGGACCCGCAGACCGGGGCGGCCTTCGTCGACGTGGTCCTGGACCAGGCCGAGCAGAAGGGAACCGGGAAGTGGACCGTCCAGAGCGGCCTCGACTTGGGGATCCCGCTGACCGGGATCGCGGAAGCAACCTTTGCCCGCGCCCTGTCCGCTTCCACGCCGCAGCGCGAGGCGGCCCGCCAGGTCCTGCCCGCGGATGCCGCCGACTGGGAGGTAACCGATCGGGACGCATTCATCGAGCAGGTTCGGAAAGCCCTGTATGCCTCCAAGGTGGTGGCTTACTCGCAGGGGTTTGACCAGATTGCGGCCGCCTCGGCCGAGTACAACTGGCAGATCGACCTGGGTGCGATGGCCCGGATCTGGCGCGGCGGCTGCATTATCCGCGCGAAGTTCCTGGACCGAATCACCGAGGCCTACGAACGGAACCCGGAGTTGCCTTTGCTGGTCGCCGACCCCTACTTCACCGAAGCGGTGTCGGCCGGGGTCGAGTCATGGCGCCAGATTGTGGCGTCCGCGGCGCTGCACGGCGTCCCCACCCCCGCTTTCTCTTCCTGCCTGGCCTACTACGACGGGGTCCGGGCCAAGCGTCTGCCCGCCAACCTGATTCAGGCTCAGCGCGACTACTTCGGTGCGCACACCTACGAGCGGACCGACCGCGAAGGCTCCTACCACCTCGACTGGTCGGGAGACCGGCACGAGGAACGCACTGACGGGGGCGCATCTCTGTGA